The genomic interval CCGGCATGGGTGTCGCATAAGACCAGTCGTAAAAACTTTGCTGCACGGTCAGTGGCGGCGAAGCAATCGCCGCGCTTTCGATATATCGGTACCGCCCGATCTTGGCGATGTCTATCTTTGCCGAATTGCTCCAGATCGGGATATCTCGCTTGGGGCCGACGAAATAGAACTCCGGCTCAGTCGCAATGTCGCTATATGCGTTCGCATATGGATCCTCGATCACGTACCGGTCATCCATGCCCTTGTCGCCTTCCTGCCTTGCACGCGGCCGAATTACATGGATCCCCTCCACGTTTTCCACCGTCCGGTAGATGAATTCCCCCGCCTCGGCCTTGCACAGCGCATCGAAGTATTCCTTACCATCCATTCCCGCGCGGTAGACGCTTTTCTTCGGCGCTTCCGGCCACTTGGGCTTGGGAACCCCGGGGTAAGGCCAGTATTCTGGGTTTTCGGGGCGTCGCAGCGCGAATTCTTCGCAGCCCAAATTGGATGGATTTTTAAGCTTGCACTCGTAGTATTTTTGCGGGCTGTAGAGTTCTCCGAAGTGATCGGGTTTCGTTGGATCGAACGGCGGCAGCTTGGCCGCTAGGAGGCGCACGCAACTCTCCAGCGCTACGCCATATAGCCCGGTGTAAGAGCATGTGGCGGCCAGCGCCCTGGGATCTACCTTATCCGGCTTGGGCGGCATGGATACAATCTGGCCTGCCTCACGGTAGCCGCCACTTCCCGTTCCCGCCGAGCAGCCGGCCGCCAGGAGCGCGACTGCCATCAGCAACTTACGCCAGGCGGGCACCCGAACTAAAGGGGCCAGCTTCGCTTTATTTTTTCTCTTGAACACCATATTCATTCTCTCCTGTTCAGAATCCGAAATCGGTTTGTGTTTCCGTATCTCTGGATTGATCCGTTTTACCTGCAGGTCTTCCTGGCCGCTTCTGCATCCGCCTGACCCCCGCTGCCGCACATATCTTGTCGCTAGCAAAACTAAAGCAAAACTAAAGGGGTCAGCTTCGCTTTATTTTTTCTCTTGAACACCATATTCATTCTCTCCTGTTCAAAATCCGAAATCAGGTTGTGTTTCTGTATCTCTGGATTGATCCGTTTTACCTGCAGGTCTTCCTGGCCGCTTCTGGGTACGCCGGATCCCCGCTTCCGCACAGATTTTGTCGCTGAAACGGCCATGACCCAGCGGCTGCCCCTGTGCCTGTCCGAGCCCGTTATGTCGGTAGCTGCTCCAGCGATATTGGCCGGGGTCTTGAACCATCCCGGCGCGGACGGGATTAAGTTCGATGTAGCGCATGCAGGTGAGCAGATAGGTTTCGGCCTGGATCACGCTGGATTTGTAGCGCCCTTCCCATAGGCTTCCGGTGCGGCGGTAGCTGCGGTTGATGTATTGCACGTAGCGCCGCCCGATGGCTTGCATGAGTTTGGCTGTGCCTGTCTCGGTTTCTGGTGAAACCAGCAGGTGGACGTGGTTGGTCATGAGGACATAGGCGTGGACAACACAGTGCCAATCGACAGCCGCTCTTTCCAGCCAGTGGAGATAACTGTGGTAGTCCTCCTCGGCGAAAAAGCAGGGCTCTCGATTGATTCCGCGCTGGACAATATGCTGCGGCATTCCGGCTAATTTAATGCGTGGGCGACGAGGCATGGCTGTTCCTCAAAAAGATATCGAAGCTGACCCCTTTAGTTGCTCCTGAGCAGGCTCAGCGGCTTGGTGTGGTATTCCGCCGAGGTGGCGAGCGCGGCCATCTGATAGTCGAGCTGTTCGGCGGCGATGTCCTGGTGGGGAATTCTCGCGGGGTTGGCGGGGGCCCCTTCTTCCGTCAGGCCAGCGGAGAGCGATGGCGCCCTGTCGCCTTCCTTGGCGACGCTGATCGCGCGGTCGAGGGCGTCGTGCAACAGGGTGTAGTCGGCCTGAGTGTCGGCGTTCATGGTATCCGCCGGACTGACCGGTTTCATGCCTTCCACAAAACTGTAGAGCGAGCTGTCGGGAACCCCGCCCTTCGTGGTTAGCGCGGCCTTGACGGCGTCGTAGGCGCTGCGACCGGCGGCGCTTTGCAGCACGCTCCGCGCATCGTCTCTCAGGCCATGGAAGCGGTCGAGCATGCTGGGCAGGCTTTGCACCGTCGTCGACAGGCTGCCATCGCCAATAATTCCGACACCCGCGCCGTTGAAGTTGATCACACGGCTGATGTCGCTGTTGTACATCATATCCAGCGCAGTGGTCAGATGCCCGCCAAGACTGTAGCCCGTCACCGTCAGCGGGCCGCTGATCTTGCCTGAGCTCTTGAGTGTGTCGTACCACCGCTTCATGTCGTCGAGCTGCCCGAACGCCCAGCCTGTCCCGGCGATCTCCAGCTTGTTCGTCGCTTCGTTGTCTCGCGCCGCGTCGTCGATGAATTCCGTCGAGCGGATGCTGAGAACGAGTTCATTGGTGTCTTTGTTCTTGAACAGCGTTCCGCTGAAGCCGGTGGTGGTGTTGGATTCGTGTTCGACGACTACCCATTTGCTGGCAAAGTCGGCGGCTTCAGCAGCGGTGAATTTGCTCGCGTGGCGGTTGCCGGTGGTGAGGATGGCTGGTGTGAGAGTTTGATTGAACTTATCTCCCGGCGTGAGGTTGGCGTTAGGTTTTGTGGCATCAAAACCATAAAGAGCCTCTGCAGCCATTTGAAGTTCAGCGTATTTCAGGTATTCGGCGATAGACGGGGTAGTCATGTCTATTTCTCCTTCTTGGGTATCAAAATTTGATCAACGAATTTCCTGGTGGCTGCATCAGCACCAACGGCGTGGCCAGGACACTTGTAGGCAGACAACCAGGCAGCGCGTCCTTTCGGCCCCGCTCCTCTGTGCGTCCAGGCATAGCGCAGCATCTCGCCCAGCACTTCGCCGGTCCGGGTATCAATCACCTTCACCGTGCTGCTGGCGACGCCCACTTCCCTTTCCTCGGGGATGACGTGGTCCTCGAAAGTCACCGCGTAGCGCGGGGCGGGAGATTGAGTAAGGGTTTCGTCGAGAACCCAGGAATAGACGTTCAGGTCGTAGTTGGGGTTATTCCTCATCTCGCGTTGAACATCAGGCGCGCCCGTGTCTTTCTTCCTCACGGCCTTTTGCGAACCGGTGTAGCGATAGCGCAACCCATCCTTGGGGTCGATTACATCCACGTAGCGATAGCCGGGGAGATTGTCAGGATTATCGGGCTGGAAACCGGTACCTATGTAACCCCGATATTCCTTCGTGACATGCTTGCCCACCGCAGAACTGGAATGCTCATAGCCAAGAAACGTGTTGATGTACTCGTCACCGGTGGATTCCAACGCAAACGCCGCCCCCGGCCACATCGGGTCGGCCCATTCGTTCTCGCTC from Sulfurimicrobium lacus carries:
- a CDS encoding transposase; its protein translation is MPRRPRIKLAGMPQHIVQRGINREPCFFAEEDYHSYLHWLERAAVDWHCVVHAYVLMTNHVHLLVSPETETGTAKLMQAIGRRYVQYINRSYRRTGSLWEGRYKSSVIQAETYLLTCMRYIELNPVRAGMVQDPGQYRWSSYRHNGLGQAQGQPLGHGRFSDKICAEAGIRRTQKRPGRPAGKTDQSRDTETQPDFGF